The Sylvia atricapilla isolate bSylAtr1 chromosome 3, bSylAtr1.pri, whole genome shotgun sequence genome has a window encoding:
- the ALDH8A1 gene encoding 2-aminomuconic semialdehyde dehydrogenase, translated as MAHSKALLVLENFIGGKFVPCSSYIDSYNPSTGDVYCRVPDSGKEEVEAAVKAAKDAFPIWSSKSPLERSQILNKLADLIEHDLEAFAQAESKDQGKTITFARTVDIPRAVHNFRFFASSILHHVTECTEMPAMGCVHYTSRAPVGVAGLISPWNLPLYLLTWKIAPAIACGNTVVAKPSEMTSVTAWMMCKLLEKAGVPAGVVNVVFGTGAKAGEALVCHPDVPLISFTGSTLTAQRITEKSAPHCKRLSLELGGKNPAIIFDDADLSQCIPTTVRSSFANQGEICLCTSRIFVQRGIYSEFVKRFVAEAKKWKTGNPSDPTIDVGALISKEHLEKVRSYVKKAQTEGARVLCGEGVDPLALPPDNQKGYFMLPTVIAEVKDESCCMQEEIFGPVTCVVAFDTEEEVIQRANSVKYGLAATVWSGNVGRVHRVAHRLQSGLVWTNCWLVRDLNLPFGGMKASGIGREGAKDSYEFFTEVKTITIKH; from the exons ATGGCTCACTCAAAGGCTCTCTTAGTGCTGGAAAACTTCATAGGTGGCAAATTTGTTCCTTGTTCCTCCTACATAGACTCCTATAATCCGTCCACCGGAGATGTCTATTGCAGAGTTCCAGACAGTGGCAAAGAAGAG GTGGAAGCTGCTGTCAAAGCTGCCAAAGATGCCTTCCCAATTTGGTCCTCAAAAAGTCCATTGGAAAGATCTCAGATCCTGAACAAATTGGCAGACCTGATTGAACATGACCTGGAAGCATTTGCACAAGCGGAGTCAAAGGATCAGG gaaaaaCTATTACGTTTGCCAGAACAGTGGACATCCCTCGGGCCGTGCACAACTTCCGATTCTTCGCCTCTTCCATCCTTCATCACGTCACAGAGTGCACCGAAATGCCAGCCATGGGCTGTGTGCACTACACCTCCAGGGCACCTGTGGGAGTTG CTGGTTTAATCAGTCCTTGGAATTTGCCACTGTACTTGTTGACTTGGAAAATAGCTCCTGCCATTGCATGTGGAAATACTGTGGTTGCCAAGCCAAGTGAGATGACATCTGTCACAGCCTGGATGATGTGCAAGCTCTTGGAGAAAGCGG GGGTGCCCGCTGGGGTGGTGAATGTGGTGTTTGGAACGGGTGCCAAGGCAGGGGAGGCCCTGGTGTGCCACCCCGACGTGCCTCTGATCTCCTTCACGGGCAGCACGCTTACGGCGCAGCGGATCACGGAGAAAAGTGCCCCACACTGCAAGAGGCTctctctggagctgggaggcAAAAACCCTGCCATCATCTTCGATGATGCTGACTTGAGCCAGTGCATCCCCACCACTGTGAGGTCCAGCTTTGCCAACCAG GGTGAGATCTGTCTCTGCACCTCCAGGATCTTTGTTCAGAGGGGAATATACAGTGAGTTTGTGAAGAGATTTGTGGCAGAGGCCAAGAAGTGGAAGACTGGAAATCCCTCAGATCCCACAATTGATGTGGGAGCACTAATAAGTAAAGAGCATCTAGAAAAG gTGAGGAGCTATGTGAAGAAAGCCCAGACTGAAGGAGCCAGAGTCCTCTGTGGAGAGGGAGTGGATCCTTTGGCCCTCCCACCTGACAACCAGAAAGGCTATTTCATGTTGCCCACAGTCATTGCTGAAGTCAAGGATGAATCCTGTTGCATGCAAGAAGAGATCTTTGGTCCTGTGACATGTGTGGTAGCATTTGATACAGAAGAAGAGGTGATCCAAAGAGCCAACAGTGTGAAATATGGCTTGGCAGCCACAGTGTGGTCTGGCAACGTGGGACGTGTTCACAGGGTGGCTCACAGGCTGCAGTCTGGATTGGTGTGGACCAACTGCTGGCTTGTGAGAGACCTGAACTTGCCATTTGGTGGGATGAAAGCCTCAGGCATaggcagggagggagcaaaGGATTCCTATGAGTTCTTCACTGAGGTCAAAACCATCACAATTAAGCACTGA